One Fusarium poae strain DAOMC 252244 chromosome 4, whole genome shotgun sequence DNA window includes the following coding sequences:
- a CDS encoding hypothetical protein (BUSCO:44713at5125) — translation MAPPTLPGDNLASSSNRPIPLSCFVCPETPRFSDVSHLLTHIASKGHLHHETQTKLKAHQDITAANGIEGLLVERMRAKQLKEEARIRRNQEYQFAPSEKVLNKQKMKQEMSMSPAIKLEGDELISDFPLFPGFLDIGPDSNIQDEFVLGNDTMLLKGQVWPGMGKMDLADDETRKARNQKKPKSVIDRMKKASECIEPTQVVMSSKFEVERTRDVYDDTSSPIPGQEESTPPKKVPKPKRKKAIPLAEISGNVPKQRRRTIRGQKSNAGKSTRSKKELELHEKSEALPSPKRNSDIQDIFRDDVIRTASISEPPLPLNHSTQGLEHRNKHGTRSLNGFFHSNIVSPTPQARDLASRHLQCREIPSSLRPDSFPPGSFSHAEVSYAMKDATIYNASSRLPFVPTDYSQFRESGSDHLRTAANYGFQLKLEEYPGSHTGDPTQGTNSPYIGMTGTNPLFSNDRPFLNSYNQRALSAAFSPLSFPPVNQHPDHSHTGRDTKQQTHMCGTTEASGLGGEQELNFNGSWSLHDTDNDMDFAHGLAMDDQQT, via the exons ATGGCCCCCCCAACACTGCCAGGGGACAACCTGGCCAGCTCTTCAAACCGGCCAATTCCACTCTCTTGCTTCGTTTGCCCCGAGACCCCACGGTTTTCAGACGTATCACACCTTCTCACACATATTGCATCCAAGGGCCATCTACATCATGAAACCCAAACAAAGCTCAAGGCCCATCAAGATATCACCGCTGCG AACGGCATTGAAGGGCTTCTTGTTGAGCGAATGAGGGCAAAGCAGTTGAAGGAGGAGGCTCGCATCAGACGCAATCAGGAATACCAATTCGCGCCGTCAGAAAAGGTT TTAAACAAGCagaagatgaagcaggagatGTCGATGAGCCCAGCAATCAAGCTCGAAGGTGACGAACTCATCAGCGATTTCCCACTGTTCCCGGGATTTCTTGATATCGGACCGGATAGCAACATTCAAGACGAATTTGTTTTGGGAAACGACACGATGTTATTGAAGGGCCAAGTGTGGCCAGGAATGGGAAAGATGGATCTTGCCGACGACGAGACGAGAAAAGCCCGAAACCAAAAGAAACCCAAGTCTGTCATTGATAGAATGAAGAAAGCGTCTGAGTGCATCGAGCCTACCCAGGTTGTAATGAGCTCGAAATTTGAGGTAGAAAGGACAAGGGACGTTTACGACGACACTTCATCTCCTATTCCTGGCCAGGAGGAATCA ACACCACCCAAAAAAGTCccaaagcccaagcgaaAGAAGGCAATACCTCTTGCAGAAATATCTGGAAATGTTCCAAAGCAGCGACGAAGGACTATCCGTGGCCAGAAGTCTAATGCTGGGAAGTCAACGCGCTCCAAGAAGGAACTGGAGCTTCATGAAAAGTCTGAAGCATTGCCATCGCCAAAACGGAACAGCGATATCCAGGATATATTCCGCGACGATGTTATACGAACAG CTTCTATCAGTGAGCCTCCGCTTCCTCTGAATCACAGCACCCAAGG ACTAGAGCACCGTAACAAACACGGGACTCGGAGCTTGAATGGATTCTTTCACTCAAATATCGTCTCCCCGACTCCGCAAGCGAGGGATCTAGCATCTCGTCACCTTCAATGCAGGGAAATACCTAGTTCGCTTCGACCCGACTCTTTCCCTCCAG GTTCTTTCAGCCATGCTGAAGTTTCCTATGCGATGAAAGATGCTACAATCTATAATGCTTCATCAAGACTTCCCTTTGttcccacagactatagtcaATTTCGAGAATCAGGCTCAGACCACTTGCGCACGGCAGCAAACTACGGTTTTCAGTTGAAACTAGAGGAATATCCGGGATCACATACCGGAGACCCAACACAGGGAACGAACAGCCCATATATTGGCATGACTGGAACTAATCCTCTTTTCTCGAACGACCGGCCATTTCTGAATTCGTACAACCAGAGAGCTCTGAGTGCAGCATTCTCCCCTCTGTCATTTCCCCCTGTCAACCAACATCCAGACCATTCACACACTGGGCGAGATACAAAGCAACAAACGCACATGTGTGGGACTACGGAAGCGAGTGGCCTCGGTGGAGAGCAAGAATTGAATTTCAACGGTTCATGGAGCCTGCATGATACCGACAACGACATGGATTTTGCCCACGGATTAGCGATGGATGATCAGCAGACCTGA
- the MSH3 gene encoding Mismatch repair protein msh3 (BUSCO:4785at5125) encodes MAPTPKPSEKKQQTLTSFFTPKTVNGLAAIFEKQSRAQAAKSQSPSKDANGSPSRKRTIEDTEKENQEPKHASKRARADDTTKDPETSTFFSKSKTGEQETVGARTERYRYDGSSVRNTQDDDTNAGSKQDEDEDAEERRQHQELHRKFVKKLGHPDALVSRRNIQDTAPVGEDEDADADGAEEDTPAPAKTKKKGSKTAKLTPMEIQFLEIKRKHMDTVLIVEVGYKFRFFGEDARIAAKELSIVCIPGKMRYDEHPSEAHIDRFASASIPVHRLPVHAKRLVAAGHKVGVVRQIETAALKKAGDNRNTPFVRKLTNLYTKGTYIDENGELDQSGGSGAPSGGYLLCITESKAKGSGTDEKVDVGIIAVQPATGDIIYDHFEDGFMRSEIETRLLHISPCEFLIVGDLTKGTDKLVQHLSGSSTNVFGDRSRVERVPKEKAMAAEAYSHVTQFYADKLQDNAQDENAAALLDKVLKLPEPVTICLSAMISHLQEYGLEHIFDLTKYFQSFSTRSHMLINGTTLESLEVYRNSTDHSEKGSLFWALDKTLTRPGQRLLRKWVGRPLLDQELLEARLNAVDELLNKQSTTPVSQLESLLANTKTDLERSLIRIYYGKCTRPELLSVLQALQRVANYYSTVKSPSDVPFSSSLLSDAICALPQILDTVVSYLERINLVAAHKDDKYGFFRDEFQTEDMQDHQLGIAHVEHELDGHRAVAAEKIKKKMVDYVTVAGIEFLIEVPNADIKHVPASWAKISGTKKLSRFHTPEVLRFITERDQHREALAAACDKAFKDLLASIASDYQPLRDAVSALATLDCILSLSKVAAQPGYSRPSFLPSSTDPTISITNGRHAIAEHTLEGGYIPFSTTLAHPSPLAHLITGPNMGGKSSFVRALALIVLLSQIGSYVPADSLSLTLCDAIHTRTGARDNLFAGESTFMVEVSETARILRSAGPRSLVILDELGRGTSTHDGAAIAQAVLEHVVTETQCLTLFITHYQNLARVAEGLDGIKNVHMKFKAEKGDDGEEEVTFLYEVGEGVAHRSYGLNVARLARIPKKVIDVAALKSSQIEQEMKMRRLRGVCRALSEMMDDRTDHLDQLVSSIEQL; translated from the exons ATGGCTCCTACTCCTAAACCGAGCGAGAAGAAACAACAGACCCTCACATCCTTTTTTACACCAAAGACAGTAAACGGGCTAGCCGCAATCTTCGAAAAGCAGAGTCGAGCACAAGCAGCCAAATCGCAATCACCCAGCAAAGATGCCAACGGATCACCGTCCAGGAAACGAACAATAGAGGATACAGAAAAGGAAAATCAAGAACCAAAACATGCTTCCAAGAGAGCTCGAGCCGATGATACTACCAAAGACCCAGAGACAAGCACTTTCTTCTCTAAATCAAAAACCGGAGAACAAGAAACCGTAGGAGCACGCACAGAACGATATCGATATGACGGCTCGAGTGTGCGAAATACCCAAGACGACGACACAAACGCAGGGTCCAagcaagatgaagacgaagacgcaGAAGAGAGACGACAGCACCAAGAACTGCACAGAAAGTTTGTCAAGAAACTTGGTCACCCCGACGCACTAGTATCGCGCCGTAATATCCAAGACACGGCGCCAGTGggtgaagacgaagatgccGATGCCGACGGAGCTGAAGAGGATACTCCAGCACcagcaaagacaaaaaagaaGGGGTCCAAAACAGCCAAACTGACGCCTATGGAAATTCAATTTCTGGAGATCAAAAGAAAGCACATGGATACTGTTCTCATTGTTGAAGTCGGCTACAAGTTCAGGTTCTTTGGCGAAGATGCGCGCATTGCAGCCAAGGAATTGAGCATCGTTTGTATTCCCGGGAAAATGCGTTATGATGAGC ACCCTTCGGAAGCGCACATAGATCGCTTCGCTTCGGCGAGTATTCCAGTCCATCGCCTTCCTGTACATGCGAAGCGCTTGGTAGCTGCCGGACACAAGGTTGGCGTTGTTCGTCAGATTGAGACCGCTGCATTGAAGAAGGCTGGCGACAACCGTAACACGCCATTTGTCCGCAAGCTCACCAATCTCTACACAAAAGGAACATACATTGATGAGAATGGTGAGCTTGACCAGAGCGGCGGCTCTGGGGCGCCTTCTGGTGGCTACTTGTTATGCATTACCGAGTCCAAGGCCAAGGGATCGGGTACTGACGAAAAAGTCGACGTTGGTATAATCGCTGTCCAGCCTGCGACCGGAGATATCATATACGATCATTTCGAGGATGGTTTCATGCGGAGTGAGATCGAGACTCGACTGTTACACATTTCCCCCTGCGAGTTCTTGATTGTAGGAGATCTGACCAAAGGCACCGACAAGCTCGTGCAGCATCTATCGGGTAGCAGTACCAATGTCTTTGGCGACAGGAGTCGAGTCGAACGCGTGCCCAAGGAGAAAGCCATGGCAGCTGAGGCTTACTCTCACGTCACCCAATTCTACGCCGACAAGCTTCAAGACAATGCTCAGGACGAAAATGCTGCCgcccttctcgacaaggtcTTAAAACTGCCCGAGCCTGTTACTATCTGCCTCTCAGCCATGATCAGCCATCTCCAAGAATACGGCCTTGAGCACATTTTCGACCTGACCAAATACTTCCAAAGCTTTAGTACCCGATCACATATGCTCATCAATGGCACTACACTCGAAAGTCTCGAGGTCTACCGCAACTCTACAGACCATTCCGAGAAAGGCAGTCTGTTCTGGGCTCTCGACAAGACTCTCACTCGTCCAGGTCAACGTCTACTTCGGAAATGGGTAGGGCGCCCTTTGCTTGACCAGGAACTTCTTGAGGCTCGTCTAAACGCTGTTGATGAGCTTCTCAACAAGCAATCAACTACTCCCGTGTCCCAGCTGGAATCGCTTTTGGCAAACACCAAGACCGATCTTGAACGTAGCCTCATTCGCATATATTATGGCAAATGCACTCGTCCCGAACTCCTCTCTGTCTTACAAGCTTTACAGAGAGTAGCGAACTACTACTCTACGGTCAAAAGCCCCTCCGATGTCCCCTTCAGTTCCTCCCTTCTCAGCGACGCTATCTGTGCTCTGCCGCAGATCCTCGACACGGTCGTTTCTTACCTGGAACGCATCAACCTTGTAGCTGCACACAAAGACGACAAGTACGGGTTCTTCCGTGATGAGTTCCAAACGGAGGATATGCAAGATCACCAGCTTGGCATCGCTCATGTTGAGCACGAACTAGACGGCCATCGTGCTGTTGCCGCTGAAaagatcaagaagaaaaTGGTTGACTATGTCACCGTTGCCGGCATAGAATTTCTGATCGAGGTTCCCAATGCCGACATTAAACATGTTCCAGCTTCTTGGGCCAAGATCTCCGGTACAAAAAAGTTATCGCGGTTCCATACCCCTGAAGTCCTTCGCTTCATTACTGAACGCGATCAGCATCGTGAGGCCCTGGCTGCCGCATGTGATAAAGCTTTCAAGGATCTACTCGCTTCTATTGCGTCCGACTATCAACCCCTCCGTGACGCTGTATCCGCTCTCGCAACACTCGACTGTATCCTCTCTCTATCAAAAGTCGCCGCACAGCCAGGCTATTCTCGCCCATCTTTTCTCCCTTCCTCGACCGACCCTACCATTTCCATTACCAATGGCCGCCACGCCATCGCGGAGCATACTCTGGAGGGCGGATATATTCCTTTCTCCACTACCCTCGCTCACCCTTCGCCTCTTGCCCACCTCATCACCGGTCCCAATATGGGTGGTAAATCCTCTTTCGTTCGCGCTCTGGCCCTCATTGTTCTTCTTTCACAGATCGGCTCGTATGTTCCAGCAGACTCACTGTCTCTCACTCTCTGTGACGCCATCCATACCCGAACAGGTGCCCGCGATAACCTCTTTGCCGGTGAATCTACCTTCATGGTCGAGGTCTCCGAAACAGCGCGCATTTTACGCTCTGCCGGTCCCCGAAGCCTTGTAATTCTCGATGAGTTGGGCCGAGGCACTAGCACTCATGACGGCGCCGCTATTGCCCAAGCCGTGCTGGAGCATGTCGTTACCGAGACACAGTGCCTAACACTCTTCATTACACATTATCAAAACCTGGCGCGGGTCGCCGAAGGTCTTGACGGCATCAAGAATGTTCACATGAAATTCAAGGCAGAGAAAGGGGATGatggggaggaggaggtcaCGTTCTTGTACGAAGTCGGCGAGGGCGTTGCCCATCGCTCCTACGGCTTGAACGTCGCGAGACTCGCGCGTATTCCTAAGAAAGTGATTGATGTTGCTGCTCTGAAGTCGAGTCAAATTGAGCAAGAAATGAAGATGCGGCGCTTGAGGGGTGTTTGCCGTGCCCTGTCTGAGATGATGGATGACAGAACCGATCATCTCGATCAGCTTGTATCGAGTATCGAGCAACTATGA
- a CDS encoding hypothetical protein (BUSCO:3633at5125) → MERSRGVPDEEMFLNKPAPEDCDSPTVEPLRIFKPQSPQPAKDGRSSAFRYPAPPSSTSPVSKHSFPLPPGASSSAAPLPFPDDDDVRKPTPAKPFGSAYNDTSPRLETSPHGKKPGLAERRGAAPKPISSPTSPDADHDLFQRPLADSQRPDSSNANYQNYQKTYYPPPGAAHSSSNNVPTDLTSAQQLKMNDQGVNRFASTASTSTTRASRGSPPPPETPIVEPGQAPADAIEARYAAAGISGTATLNSLGAPSAAASQRLAQYGNQPPPQRPWTPTETPDQAPSGPPTVYQGMNAISSPAQSHQSFSPPPQPEQQQQQKPQGQGQGQAQVSVLEQDFQRINTNSPPPAYSSLNPGGNSSYPNEKQRPQQAGSSSASAQPHQQPATSPPTKTTVVAAPSTAASGLASPALQHPGHPAFANDPHPAFANESRPEQNGQSSQQQVVAPAQSFEPQNPASPPPLPEGWIAHLDQNSGQYYYIHLATQATQWEFPKGPNPISHEQAPLSPTASTYGNPLASPNMFGKQAMASPMFPPHTPGYAESIMSVAASATPTAAGFTGPPPSAGVDMYRIQPTNGVYFGPYLRYVNMDVEKGLWLGSILIVTDAPQPPTIHIHLSHDLAPNPRQAEPRPIFTHQRWKFYKYDLELPMSEAGTERWTYAVTSHLGCTRYEFVVAGRQETSWRFIAHSGNDFAAGTSQNERAKLGGVGFMWKDVLQKNVDCGGFHVQLGLGDQIYGDRLWKEVPLLKQWLAMSGRDNKKNVQWTARHEEDVAHAYFHYYTSHFDQPFLREAFAQIPHVLQIDDHDIFDGYGSYPDYMQSSPMFKNIGRIATEMYLLFQHHTTVEMLRNVSTDHDIFTITGTGWHFVKYLGPAVVVVGPDCRSERTQAQVMAGPTYQGIFPKVATLPPSVQHCIWMVSVPLVYPRLDTVESLANTVAAGKKAVNTTYNILGKVTSSVAGVVGGKDVVAQGFSQVKKAVGKTGLMGNVLNQFGELDIQEVLKDMWTHDTKDLERTYLIRTLQGIAQQKGIRMTFLSGDVNASGAGLVHDPTHPGDHKTMYQIISSPIVAAPQSNYVLKMLHNQKTLYVPQNGKKSTHEVSDTKEDMMEIFHSDASGAARELKKLMGRRNYVAFVSYDQDAAAAVPQTPFSPNPSLNGSQQGLSKVSLAVDFVVQGDGAFTAPTKYGPVIIPHLEYGR, encoded by the exons ATGGAACGTAGCCGTGGCGTTCCAGATGAGGAGATGTTCCTCAACAAGCCCGCCCCTGAAGATTGCGACAGCCCGACCGTTGAACCTCTGCGCATATTCAAGCCTCAGAGTCCTCAGCCTGCCAAGGACGGTAGATCGTCCGCCTTCAGATACCCGGCGCCCCCGTCGTCCACCTCTCCTGTTTCTAAGCATTCATTCCCTTTACCTCCTGGCGCTTCTAGCTCTGCGGCACCACTTCCATTTcctgacgacgacgacgttCGCAAACCTACTCCCGCGAAGCCGTTCGGCTCTGCCTACAACGACACCAGTCCTCGATTAGAAACTAGCCCTCATGGGAAGAAGCCCGGTCTCGCGGAACGAAGAGGAGCTGCCCCGAAGCCCATCAGCTCTCCTACAAGCCCTGACGCCGATCACGACCTTTTCCAACGCCCCTTGGCCGATAGCCAGCGCCCAGACTCATCCAATGCAAATTATCAGAACTATCAAAAGACATACTATCCACCGCCAGGTGCGGCACACAGCTCTTCAAACAATGTGCCCACAGACTTGACCTCTGCCCAGCAACTCAAAATGAATGATCAGGGCGTAAATCGCTTCGCTTCGACCGCTTCGACATCGACTACCCGTGCTAGCCGCGGCTCTCCTCCCCCTCCCGAGACCCCGATCGTGGAGCCCGGCCAGGCGCCAGCTGATGCTATCGAGGCCCGATATGCTGCTGCCGGTATCTCCGGTACAGCTACACTTAACAGCCTTGGCGCACCCAGCGCCGCCGCGTCACAAAGACTCGCACAATATGGGAACCAACCTCCTCCGCAACGGCCTTGGACACCGACTGAAACTCCCGACCAGGCACCATCTGGTCCTCCCACAGTATACCAGGGTATGAATGCCATCTCAAGCCCAGCACAGTCACACCAATCGTTCAGCCCTCCCCCTCAGCCcgaacaacagcaacagcagaagCCACagggacaaggacaaggacaagcgCAAGTTAGTGTGTTGGAGCAAGACTTCCAGCGGATCAACACTAATTCTCCTCCCCCTGCCTACTCGAGCCTCAACCCTGGTGGTAACTCGTCCTACCCCAACGAGAAGCAACGCCCTCAGCAAGCTGGATCAAGTTCGGCTTCCGCTCAACCACATCAGCAGCCAGCAACGTCGCCACCTACAAAAACAACAGTGGTTGCTGCTCCCTCGACTGCAGCTAGCGGTCTTGCGTCGCCTGCCTTACAACACCCAGGCCATCCTGCATTTGCCAACGATCCCCATCCTGCGTTCGCCAACGAGTCTCGCCCTGAGCAGAATGGGCAGAGCTCCCAGCAGCAAGTTGTTGCTCCTGCTCAGAGCTTTGAGCCCCAGAATCCAGCCTCGCCACCTCCCTTGCCCGAAGGATGGATCGCTCACCTAGACCAGAATTCGGGACAATACTACTACATTCACTTAGCCACTCAGGCAACACAGTGGGAGTTCCCCAAAGGTCCAAACCCCATATCCCACGAACAAGCCCCTCTTTCGCCGACAGCTTCGACGTACGGAAACCCTTTGGCTTCACCCAACATGTTTGGCAAGCAGGCCATGGCCTCTCCCATGTTCCCACCACATACCCCTGGTTATGCAGAGAGTATCATGAGCGTGGCAGCTTCAGCGACACCTACAGCTGCGGGTTTCACAGGACCTCCACCAAGTGCTGGTGTGGATATGTACAGAATCCAGCCTACAAATGGTGTTTACTTCGGTCCTTATCTGCGATATGTAAACATGGATGTTGAAAAAGGCCTTTGGCTTGGTAGCATCTTAATTGTGACAGACGCTCCTCAACCACCCACCATTCATATTCACCTGAGTCATGATCTGGCACCCAACCCTCGTCAAGCCGAACCCCGGCCTATTTTCACTCATCAAAGGTGGAAGTTCTATAAATACGACCTAGAGCTACCTATGTCTGAGGCTGGCACCGAACGCTGGACGTACGCAGTCACCTCGCATCTTGGCTGTACCCGATACGAATTTGTTGTGGCTGGACGTCAAGAGACCAGCTGGCGTTTCATTGCGCACTCTGGTAACGACTTTGCTGCAGGAACTTCCCAGAATGAGCGGGCCAAGCTTGGCGGAGTTGGCTTCATGTGGAAGGATGTTCTCCAAAAGAATGTCGACTGCGGTGGCTTCCACGTTCAACTAGGCTTAGGAGATCAGATTTATGGTGATCGCCTGTGGAAAGAAGTCCCACTCCTTAAGCAATGGCTTGCGATGAGCGGACGagacaacaagaagaacGTCCAGTGGACAGCCCGACATGAAGAAGACGTTGCGCATGCCTATTTCCACTACTACACGAGTCACTTCGACCAGCCATTCCTCCGTGAAGCATTCGCTCAGATTCCCCACGTCTTGCAGATTGATGACCATGACAT CTTTGACGGTTATGGGTCATACCCAGACTATATGCAGTCCTCGCCTATGTTTAAGAATATTGGCAGGATCGCGACGGAAATGTACCTCCTGTTCCAACATCACACCACTGTCGAGATGCTGCGAAATGTCAGCACTGATCATGACATCTTCACCATCACAGGCACTGGCTGGCATTTTGTCAAGTACTTGGGCCCGGCTGTGGTGGTTGTGGGCCCTGACTGCCGATCTGAACGTACCCAGGCCCAAGTAATGGCAGGTCCGACGTATCAGGGAATCTTCCCCAAGGTTGCCACACTACCTCCCAGTGTACAGCATTGCATCTGGATGGTTTCAGTACCACTCGTATACCCGCGCCTGGATACCGTGGAGAGTCTTGCTAATACTGTGGCTGCTGGCAAAAAGGCTGTCAATACAACCTACAACATTTTGGGCAAGGTGACAAGCTCAGTTGCAGGCGTGGTTGGAGGCAAAGACGTGGTGGCACAGGGATTCTCACAAGTGAAGAAGGCGGTGGGCAAAACCGGTCTTATGGGTAACGTTCTGAATCAGTTTGGCGAACTTGATATCCAAGAAGTGCTCAAGGACATGTGGACTCATGACACCAAGGATCTGGAGAGAACTTATTTGATTCGAACCCTTCAAGGCATAGCGCAACAGAAGGGAATCCGAATGACATTCCTATCTGGAG ACGTCAATGCTTCAGGAGCTGGTCTAGTTCACGACCCAACACACCCTGGCGACCACAAGACCATGTACCAGATCATCTCATCACCTATTGTGGCGGCACCCCAGAGCAATTATGTTCTCAAGATGCTACACAACCAGAAGACTCTATACGTTCCGCAAAACGGCAAGAAGTCGACACACGAGGTATCTGACACAAAAGAGGACATGATGGAGATCTTCCACTCCGACGCCAGTGGTGCTGCACGAGAGCTTAAGAAGCTGATGGGCCGACGTAACTACGTCGCATTCGTTTCGTACGACCaagatgctgctgctgcagtGCCACAAACGCCTTTCAGCCCCAACCCAAGTCTTAATGGTTCACAGCAGGGCCTGTCCAAGGTCAGTTTGGCTGTTGATTTTGTGGTACAAGGTGACGGTGCCTTCACAGCACCAACCAAATACGGCCCTGTCATCATCCCTCATTTGGAATATGGCCGATGA
- the PMM1 gene encoding Phosphomannomutase 1 (BUSCO:38332at5125), which yields MSLAPPSYSPLQERPLKDTICLFDVDGTLTPARLDASPEILSVLQKLRSKCAVGFVGGSDFAKQQEQLGKPAGQPVTALFDFCFSENGLTAFKLGEPLDSNTFIKFIGEEQYKELANFVLHYIADLDIPVKRGTFIEFRNGMINISPVGRNASTQERNDFEKYDKDAKVREKFVAVLKERFGHLGLTFSIGGQISFDVFPTGWDKTYCLRHLENEAKKPDGITYKNIHFFGDKTFEGGNDYEIYADSRTIGHSVTSPEDTMRILKELFDV from the exons ATGTCTCTCGCTCCTCCCTCATACTCTCCTCTTCAGGAGCGTCCTCTCAAGGACACCATCTGCCTCTTTGATGTCGACGGCACCCTCACCCCCGCGCGTTTG GATGCTTCCCCCGAGATTCTTTCCGTCCTCCAGAAGCTTCGCTCAAAGTGCGCTGTCGGTTTCGTCGGCGGTTCCGACTTCGCTAAGCAGCAGGAGCAGCTGGGCAAGCCCGCTGGCCAGCCCGTCACCGCTCTCTTCGACTTTTGCTTCTCCGAGAACGGCCTTACTGCCTTCAAGCTCGGCGAGCCCCTCGACTCAAACACCTTCATCAAGTTCATTGGCGAGGAGCAGTACAAGGAGCTTGCCAACTTTGTCCTCCACTACATCGCTGATCTCGACATTCCCGTCAAGCGTGGAACCTTCATCGAGTTCCGTAACGGCATGATCAACATCAGTCCCGTCGGCCGTAACGCCAGCACACAAGAACGAAACGACTTTGAGAAGTACGACAAGGATGCCAAGGTCCGCGAGAAGTTCGTCGCTGTCCTCAAGGAGCGATTCGGTCATCTCGGTCTCAC CTTCTCCATTGGTGGTCAAATTTCCTTCGATGTATTCCCCACTGGCTGGGACAAGACCTACTGCCTCAGGCACCTCGAGaacgaggccaagaagccCGATGGCATCACCTACAAGAACATTCACTTCTTTGGTGACAAGACTTTCGAGGGTGGCAAcgactacgagatctacgccGATTCCAGAACTATCGGCCATTCTGTTACCAGTCCCGAAGATACCATGCGCATCCTCAAGGAGCTCTTCGATGTCTAA